A window of Auraticoccus monumenti contains these coding sequences:
- a CDS encoding GntR family transcriptional regulator gives MTVHDLAALRAPTKRAQVRHILSERITNDLRPGDPIPSERSLVSELGVSRVTVRQAISDLVEAGRLERVHGKGTFVSGPQVNSRLHLTSFSREMRARGLVPETQVLEGREEDASAEVAQQLQIRPRDAVIRVERLRLADGTPMAYEIGYYPSSIFPGLLESDLNTLYDVFAARYHVIITAGDQTVRAEAADAHQAHVLGTTKRAPLLVQERLTRAGDRPIEFSTSWYRADRYRIHMAIRPLETPSSTS, from the coding sequence ATGACGGTGCACGACCTCGCGGCGCTGCGGGCCCCGACGAAACGGGCGCAGGTCCGCCACATCCTGTCCGAGCGCATCACCAACGACCTGCGCCCCGGTGACCCGATCCCCTCCGAGCGCAGCCTGGTCTCCGAGCTGGGGGTGAGCCGGGTGACGGTACGCCAGGCGATCTCCGACCTCGTCGAGGCGGGACGGCTGGAGCGGGTGCACGGCAAGGGCACCTTCGTCTCCGGCCCCCAGGTGAACTCGAGGCTGCACCTGACCTCGTTCTCCCGCGAGATGCGTGCCCGCGGCCTGGTGCCGGAGACCCAGGTGCTGGAGGGTCGTGAGGAGGACGCGTCGGCCGAGGTGGCCCAGCAGCTGCAGATCCGTCCCCGGGACGCGGTGATCAGGGTCGAGCGGCTGCGGCTGGCCGACGGCACCCCGATGGCCTACGAGATCGGGTACTACCCGTCCTCGATCTTCCCCGGCCTGCTGGAGTCCGACCTCAACACCCTCTACGACGTCTTCGCCGCCCGCTACCACGTGATCATCACCGCCGGCGACCAGACCGTCCGGGCCGAGGCCGCCGACGCCCACCAGGCCCACGTCCTGGGCACCACCAAGCGGGCGCCGCTGCTGGTGCAGGAGCGGCTGACCCGCGCGGGGGACCGTCCGATCGAGTTCTCGACCTCCTGGTACCGGGCCGACCGCTACCGGATCCACATGGCCATCCGACCGCTGGAGACCCCGAGCTCGACCAGCTGA
- a CDS encoding adenylosuccinate synthase yields the protein MPGIVVMGAQWGDEGKGKATDQLGERIDYCVRYSGGNNAGHTIVVGGEKYVLHLLPSGILNPGAVPVLGNGVVIDLDVLYSELEALEARGADVQHPKISSAAHVITTYHQTLDKLTERFLGKARIGTTGRGVGPAYSDKVNRIGIRVQDLFDESILTKKVEAALDQKNQLLVKVYNRRAVDPAQVIEHLLSFAERLRPHVVDTSHLLNDALDAGEVVLFEGAQAHHLDVDHGTYPYVTSSNPVAAGACVGTGVGPTRIDRVVGVVKAYTTRVGSGPFPTELHDEDGERLRTVGAEFGATTGRPRRCGWYDALVVGAAARSNAFTDIFLTKLDILGGWEKIPVCVAYDIDGVRHDRYPASQSDFHHATPVYEYLDGWTEDISGCRTFEELPAATQAYVLRLEEISGARISGIGVGPGREQSIMRHDLL from the coding sequence ATGCCTGGCATCGTCGTGATGGGCGCCCAGTGGGGTGACGAGGGCAAGGGGAAGGCCACCGACCAGCTCGGTGAGCGGATCGACTACTGCGTCCGCTACTCCGGCGGCAACAACGCCGGGCACACCATCGTGGTCGGGGGCGAGAAGTACGTCCTGCACCTGCTCCCCTCCGGCATCCTCAACCCCGGCGCCGTCCCCGTCCTGGGCAACGGCGTGGTGATCGACCTGGACGTCCTGTACTCCGAGCTGGAGGCCCTCGAGGCCCGCGGCGCGGACGTCCAGCACCCGAAGATCTCCTCCGCCGCCCACGTCATCACGACCTACCACCAGACCCTGGACAAGCTGACCGAGCGGTTCCTGGGGAAGGCCCGGATCGGTACCACCGGTCGTGGCGTCGGCCCGGCGTACTCGGACAAGGTCAACCGGATCGGCATCCGGGTCCAGGACCTGTTCGACGAGTCGATCCTGACCAAGAAGGTCGAGGCGGCGCTGGACCAGAAGAACCAGCTGCTGGTCAAGGTCTACAACCGGCGCGCGGTCGACCCCGCCCAGGTGATCGAGCACCTGCTCTCCTTCGCCGAGCGGCTCCGCCCGCACGTGGTGGACACCTCCCACCTGCTCAACGACGCGCTGGACGCGGGCGAGGTGGTCCTCTTCGAGGGGGCCCAGGCCCACCACCTCGACGTCGACCACGGCACCTACCCCTACGTCACCTCCTCCAACCCGGTGGCCGCCGGCGCCTGCGTCGGCACCGGCGTGGGACCCACCCGCATCGACCGGGTGGTCGGGGTCGTCAAGGCCTACACCACCCGGGTGGGGTCCGGCCCGTTCCCGACCGAGCTGCACGACGAGGACGGCGAGCGGCTGCGCACCGTCGGCGCCGAGTTCGGGGCCACCACCGGACGTCCCCGCCGCTGCGGCTGGTACGACGCGCTGGTGGTCGGGGCGGCGGCGAGGTCCAACGCCTTCACCGACATCTTCCTGACCAAGCTCGACATCCTGGGCGGCTGGGAGAAGATCCCGGTCTGCGTGGCCTACGACATCGACGGCGTCCGCCACGACCGCTACCCGGCCTCGCAGAGCGACTTCCACCACGCCACCCCGGTCTACGAGTACCTGGACGGCTGGACCGAGGACATCTCCGGCTGCCGCACCTTCGAGGAGCTTCCCGCGGCCACCCAGGCCTACGTGCTCCGGCTGGAGGAGATCAGCGGTGCCCGCATCTCCGGGATCGGTGTCGGCCCGGGCCGCGAGCAGTCGATCATGCGACACGACCTGCTCTGA
- the fbaA gene encoding class II fructose-bisphosphate aldolase, translated as MPIATPEVYADMLDRAKQNSFAYPAINVSSSQTLNAALQGFAEAGSDGIVQVSTGGGEYLSGPTIKDKVAGSVALAAYAHEVAKNYPVNIALHTDHCPKDKLDSFVRPLLSISEERVSRGENPLFQSHMWDGSAVPVDENLQIAAELLERTSRAKIILEIEVGVVGGEEDGVSHEINDKLYTTVEDGLKTIEALGAGERGRYITALTFGNVHGVYKPGAVKLRPEVLKEIQDAVGAKLGKESPFDLVFHGGSGSTAQEISDAVDYGVIKMNIDTDTQYAFSRPVVDYMLKNYDGLLKIDGEVGNKKQYDPRAWGKVAEAGMAARVVQACEALRSAGTSVKA; from the coding sequence ATGCCCATCGCCACACCCGAGGTCTACGCCGACATGCTCGACCGGGCGAAGCAGAACTCCTTCGCCTACCCCGCCATCAACGTCAGCTCCTCGCAGACCCTGAACGCCGCGCTCCAGGGCTTCGCCGAGGCGGGCTCGGACGGCATCGTCCAGGTGTCCACCGGTGGTGGTGAGTACCTGTCCGGTCCCACGATCAAGGACAAGGTCGCGGGCTCCGTCGCGCTGGCCGCCTACGCCCACGAGGTCGCGAAGAACTACCCGGTCAACATCGCGCTGCACACCGATCACTGCCCCAAGGACAAGCTGGACTCCTTCGTCCGGCCGCTGCTCTCCATCTCCGAGGAGCGTGTCTCTCGCGGGGAGAACCCGCTGTTCCAGTCCCACATGTGGGACGGCTCGGCCGTGCCGGTCGACGAGAACCTGCAGATCGCCGCCGAGCTGCTCGAGCGCACCTCGCGGGCCAAGATCATCCTGGAGATCGAGGTCGGCGTCGTCGGTGGCGAGGAGGACGGCGTCTCCCACGAGATCAACGACAAGCTGTACACCACCGTCGAGGACGGCCTGAAGACCATCGAGGCCCTCGGTGCGGGTGAGCGCGGCCGATACATCACCGCCCTCACCTTCGGCAACGTGCACGGGGTCTACAAGCCCGGCGCGGTCAAGCTCCGTCCGGAGGTGCTCAAGGAGATCCAGGACGCCGTCGGTGCGAAGCTGGGCAAGGAGAGCCCCTTCGACCTGGTCTTCCACGGCGGCTCCGGCTCCACCGCCCAGGAGATCTCCGACGCGGTCGACTACGGCGTGATCAAGATGAACATCGACACCGACACCCAGTACGCGTTCTCGCGCCCGGTGGTCGACTACATGCTGAAGAACTACGACGGCCTGCTCAAGATCGACGGCGAGGTCGGCAACAAGAAGCAGTACGACCCCCGCGCCTGGGGCAAGGTCGCCGAGGCCGGCATGGCCGCCCGCGTCGTGCAGGCCTGCGAGGCCCTGCGTTCGGCTGGGACCAGCGTCAAGGCCTGA
- a CDS encoding TrmH family RNA methyltransferase encodes MSEPAEPERPGVGPHPRPWPDDPRLDPELLTEGDRRNVVDRYRYWRLEAVVADLDRTRAPLHVAIENWEHDFNIGSVVRTANAFNVGGVHVVGRRRWNRRGAMVTDRYLHLHHHVGAEDLRRWADGSGHTLVGVDNLPGSVPLETEALPERCCLVLGSEGPGLSEEVLAVCERLVAITQYGSTRSLNAGAAAAIAMYAWSTRWRSGGSGPGH; translated from the coding sequence GTGAGCGAGCCGGCTGAGCCGGAGCGTCCCGGGGTGGGGCCGCACCCCCGTCCCTGGCCGGACGACCCCCGCCTGGACCCCGAGCTCCTCACCGAGGGAGACCGGCGCAACGTCGTCGACCGGTACCGCTACTGGCGGCTGGAGGCGGTGGTGGCGGACCTGGACCGGACCCGGGCGCCGCTGCACGTGGCGATCGAGAACTGGGAGCACGACTTCAACATCGGTTCGGTGGTCCGCACGGCCAACGCCTTCAACGTCGGCGGGGTGCACGTCGTGGGGCGGCGGCGCTGGAACCGTCGCGGCGCCATGGTCACCGACCGCTACCTGCACCTGCACCACCACGTCGGCGCCGAGGACCTGCGCCGCTGGGCCGACGGCTCCGGCCACACCCTGGTCGGCGTGGACAACCTGCCCGGATCGGTGCCGCTGGAGACCGAGGCGCTGCCCGAGCGCTGCTGCCTGGTGCTCGGCTCGGAGGGTCCCGGGCTGAGCGAGGAGGTGCTGGCCGTCTGCGAGCGGCTGGTGGCCATCACCCAGTACGGCTCGACGCGCTCGCTGAACGCCGGCGCAGCGGCAGCGATCGCCATGTACGCCTGGTCCACCCGCTGGCGGTCAGGTGGCAGTGGTCCGGGCCACTAG
- a CDS encoding organic hydroperoxide resistance protein, with protein sequence MTNTPTKIVYTANASITGGRQGHGRSEDGVLDVELTAAKEMGGPGTGTNPEQLFAVGYGACFQSALAGVAKKEGVDASASVVRTSVGLGPEGASYALTVDLVAEIPGVDDATAQRLVDAAHQNCPYSKAVRGNVPVTVTGRGVATA encoded by the coding sequence ATGACCAACACACCGACCAAGATCGTCTACACGGCCAACGCCTCGATCACCGGAGGCCGTCAGGGGCACGGCCGCTCCGAGGACGGTGTGCTCGACGTCGAGCTGACCGCGGCCAAGGAGATGGGTGGTCCTGGCACCGGGACGAACCCCGAGCAGCTGTTCGCCGTCGGCTACGGCGCCTGCTTCCAGAGCGCGCTGGCCGGGGTGGCGAAGAAGGAGGGCGTCGACGCCTCCGCCTCGGTGGTCCGGACGTCGGTCGGCCTCGGCCCGGAGGGGGCCTCCTACGCCCTGACCGTCGACCTCGTCGCCGAGATCCCCGGCGTCGACGACGCCACCGCCCAGCGGCTGGTCGACGCCGCCCACCAGAACTGCCCGTACTCCAAGGCCGTCCGGGGCAACGTGCCGGTGACCGTCACCGGCCGGGGCGTGGCCACCGCCTGA
- a CDS encoding DUF3151 domain-containing protein, which produces MSDIHRNLLADAAPRTHLPEDPAAADLAERGPEAFGDVLRAHPESSLCWALLAEGALNAGTPDADVAAYAYARTGYHRGLDALRRAGWKGSGPVPWEHEPNRGFLRALWALTVAAQRIDDTAEFERCAQFLRDSSETGYAELSAARPLQGG; this is translated from the coding sequence GTGAGCGATATCCACCGCAACCTGCTGGCCGACGCCGCCCCGAGGACCCACCTGCCCGAGGACCCCGCCGCGGCGGACCTGGCCGAGCGCGGTCCGGAGGCCTTCGGGGACGTCCTGCGGGCGCACCCCGAGTCGTCGCTGTGCTGGGCCCTGCTGGCCGAGGGCGCGCTGAACGCGGGCACCCCCGACGCCGACGTCGCCGCCTACGCCTACGCCCGGACCGGCTACCACCGCGGGCTGGACGCGCTGCGCCGCGCCGGCTGGAAGGGCTCGGGGCCGGTGCCGTGGGAACACGAGCCCAACCGGGGCTTCCTCCGCGCCCTGTGGGCCCTCACCGTGGCGGCCCAGCGGATCGATGACACGGCGGAGTTCGAGCGCTGCGCCCAGTTCCTGCGCGACTCCTCCGAGACCGGCTACGCCGAGCTCAGCGCCGCGCGTCCCCTCCAGGGCGGCTGA
- a CDS encoding LemA family protein, with the protein MDALIIVIVVVVLLVVILGIAAMSMYNGFIRSRNLIQESWRQIDVELNRRYELIPNLVETVRAYASHERNTLEDVTRLRNQAQSVASHESGLPTQQRSQAEEQLSGAVRNLIVSVEAYPDLKSNVNFLELQKQLAETEDRIAAGRRFYNANVRVYNTKVDSVPSNIIAGMAKFEKATYFEVNDPAVRRAPDVNFGEIAYRGEQPPASAPSAPQVGTGQSAPGGLPDPNQQWAPQQAPQQEWSQQPQPGGYVPPSTGQQGPGQQPPSQGGYTPPQSR; encoded by the coding sequence ATGGATGCCCTGATCATCGTCATCGTGGTCGTCGTCCTCCTCGTGGTGATCCTGGGGATCGCCGCGATGTCGATGTACAACGGCTTCATCCGGTCCCGGAACCTGATCCAGGAGTCCTGGCGGCAGATCGACGTCGAGCTGAACCGCCGCTACGAGCTGATCCCCAACCTGGTCGAGACCGTGCGCGCCTACGCCTCGCACGAGCGCAACACGCTGGAGGACGTCACCCGGCTGCGCAACCAGGCGCAGTCCGTGGCCAGCCACGAGTCCGGGCTGCCGACCCAGCAGCGCTCCCAGGCGGAGGAGCAGCTCTCCGGGGCCGTCCGGAACCTGATCGTCAGCGTCGAGGCCTACCCCGACCTGAAGTCGAACGTGAACTTCCTCGAGCTGCAGAAGCAGCTCGCCGAGACCGAGGACAGGATCGCTGCCGGCCGCCGGTTCTACAACGCGAACGTCCGCGTCTACAACACCAAGGTCGACTCGGTGCCGAGCAACATCATCGCCGGCATGGCGAAGTTCGAGAAGGCCACCTACTTCGAGGTCAACGACCCCGCCGTCCGCCGCGCGCCGGACGTCAACTTCGGCGAGATCGCCTACCGCGGTGAGCAGCCGCCCGCCTCGGCCCCCTCCGCGCCGCAGGTCGGGACGGGGCAGTCCGCGCCCGGCGGGCTGCCCGACCCGAACCAGCAGTGGGCACCCCAGCAGGCCCCCCAGCAGGAGTGGTCGCAGCAGCCCCAGCCCGGCGGCTACGTCCCGCCGTCGACCGGCCAGCAGGGCCCGGGTCAGCAGCCGCCGTCGCAGGGCGGGTACACCCCTCCGCAGAGCCGGTGA
- the purD gene encoding phosphoribosylamine--glycine ligase — MTTSTPDPSVGSVLVIGGGGREHALAWALSRDPGVTDVHVAPGNPGTATLGTNHPVDAQDGTAVADLAERLGVQLVVVGPEAPLVAGVADAVRERGIPCFGPGREAARLEGSKAFAKEVMAAAGVPTAASRSCTTEDEVAAALDEFGAPYVVKDDGLAAGKGVIVTDDREAALAHARGCGRVLVEEYLDGPEVSLFAITDGTTVLPFEPAQDFKRVGDGDTGPNTGGMGAYTPLPWAPPGLVDEVVHRVVQPTVDELARRGTPFVGLVYAGLALTSRGLRVVEFNARFGDPETQPLLSRLRTPLGSVLLAAATGRLAGVPALEWGSGAAVAVVLAAEGYPGTPRSGDPITGAEGDGVFHAGTALDDQGRLVSAGGRVLAVVGTGDDLAAARKAAYARVAGIDLPGGFSRSDIAARAAEA, encoded by the coding sequence GTGACCACGAGCACCCCTGACCCGAGCGTCGGCAGCGTCCTGGTGATCGGCGGCGGCGGGCGCGAGCACGCGCTGGCCTGGGCCCTCTCGCGCGACCCCGGCGTCACCGACGTCCACGTCGCCCCCGGCAACCCCGGCACCGCGACGCTCGGCACCAACCACCCGGTGGACGCCCAGGACGGCACCGCGGTCGCGGACCTGGCCGAGCGGCTCGGCGTCCAGCTGGTCGTCGTCGGTCCCGAGGCGCCGCTGGTGGCCGGCGTGGCCGACGCGGTCCGCGAGCGCGGCATCCCCTGCTTCGGCCCCGGCCGCGAGGCCGCCCGGCTGGAGGGCTCCAAGGCGTTCGCCAAGGAGGTGATGGCTGCGGCCGGCGTCCCCACCGCGGCCTCGCGCAGCTGCACCACCGAGGACGAGGTCGCGGCCGCCCTCGACGAGTTCGGTGCCCCCTACGTGGTCAAGGACGACGGGCTGGCGGCCGGCAAGGGCGTCATCGTCACCGACGACCGCGAGGCCGCGCTGGCCCACGCCCGCGGCTGCGGGCGGGTGCTGGTCGAGGAGTACCTGGACGGGCCCGAGGTCAGCCTCTTCGCCATCACCGACGGCACCACCGTGCTCCCCTTCGAGCCGGCCCAGGACTTCAAGCGCGTCGGTGACGGCGACACCGGTCCCAACACCGGCGGCATGGGCGCCTACACCCCGCTGCCCTGGGCCCCGCCCGGGCTCGTGGACGAGGTGGTGCACCGGGTGGTGCAGCCGACCGTGGACGAGCTGGCCCGGCGCGGCACCCCCTTCGTCGGGCTGGTCTACGCCGGGCTCGCGCTGACCTCCCGCGGGCTCCGGGTGGTCGAGTTCAACGCCCGCTTCGGCGACCCCGAGACCCAGCCGCTGCTGTCGCGGCTGCGCACCCCGCTCGGCTCGGTGCTGCTGGCCGCCGCCACCGGGCGGCTGGCCGGCGTGCCGGCGCTGGAGTGGGGGAGCGGGGCCGCGGTCGCGGTCGTCCTGGCCGCCGAGGGCTACCCCGGCACCCCCCGCAGCGGGGACCCCATCACCGGTGCCGAGGGCGACGGCGTCTTCCACGCCGGCACCGCCCTGGACGACCAGGGCCGGCTCGTGTCCGCCGGAGGGCGGGTGCTGGCCGTGGTCGGTACCGGGGACGACCTGGCCGCCGCGCGCAAGGCCGCCTACGCCCGGGTGGCCGGTATCGACCTGCCCGGTGGTTTCTCCCGCAGCGACATCGCCGCCCGGGCTGCCGAGGCGTGA
- the purB gene encoding adenylosuccinate lyase, whose product MTIPDVLATRYASEAMRQIWSPENKIVAERRLWLAVLTAQRDLGVDFAGDDPDQVIADYEAVVDRVDLGSIAERERVTKHDVKARIEEFNALAGHEHVHKGMTSRDLTENVELLQLRQGLELVADRCVTGAVALAGLAAQYADTAIAGRSHNVAAQITTLGKRFATATDELLVAHQRVRELVTRLPLRGIKGPVGTSQDMLDLLGGDEEKLARLEQRIAEHLGFSTVLTSTGQVYPRSIDWDALTALAQVCAAPSNVATSIRLMAGHELVTEGFRPGQVGSSAMPHKMNTRSCERVNGLSVVVRGYVSMVGELAGDQWNEGDVSCSVVRRVALPGACYAVDGLFETFLTVLGDFGAFPAVIEKELQRYLPFLTTTKVLMAAVRAGVGREVAHEAIKEHAVAVALEMRESGRSDNDLFTRLGADERIPLDEADLRALLADPLQLSGAAASQVRTLVGRVGELARQHPEAAAYRPGDVL is encoded by the coding sequence GTGACCATCCCCGACGTGCTCGCCACCCGCTACGCCTCGGAGGCGATGCGCCAGATCTGGTCCCCGGAGAACAAGATCGTGGCCGAGCGACGGCTGTGGCTGGCGGTGCTGACCGCCCAGCGCGACCTCGGCGTCGACTTCGCCGGTGACGATCCCGACCAGGTCATCGCCGACTACGAGGCCGTGGTCGACCGGGTCGACCTGGGCTCCATCGCCGAGCGGGAGCGGGTCACCAAGCACGACGTCAAGGCCCGGATCGAGGAGTTCAACGCCCTCGCCGGACACGAGCACGTGCACAAGGGGATGACCAGCCGCGACCTGACCGAGAACGTCGAGCTGCTGCAGCTGCGTCAGGGGCTGGAGCTGGTGGCCGACCGCTGCGTCACCGGTGCCGTCGCGCTGGCCGGTCTGGCCGCCCAGTACGCCGACACCGCCATCGCCGGCCGCTCCCACAACGTGGCCGCCCAGATCACCACCCTGGGCAAGCGCTTCGCCACCGCCACCGACGAGCTCCTGGTGGCCCACCAGCGGGTCCGCGAGCTGGTCACCCGGCTGCCGCTGCGGGGCATCAAGGGCCCGGTCGGCACCAGCCAGGACATGCTCGACCTGCTCGGCGGGGACGAGGAGAAGCTGGCCCGGCTGGAGCAGCGGATCGCCGAGCACCTCGGCTTCAGCACCGTGCTGACCAGCACCGGCCAGGTCTACCCGCGCTCGATCGACTGGGACGCGCTGACCGCGCTCGCCCAGGTCTGCGCCGCTCCCTCGAACGTGGCCACCAGCATCCGGCTGATGGCCGGCCACGAGCTGGTCACCGAGGGCTTCCGCCCCGGCCAGGTCGGCTCCAGCGCCATGCCGCACAAGATGAACACCCGCTCCTGCGAGCGGGTCAACGGGCTGTCGGTGGTCGTCCGCGGCTACGTCTCCATGGTCGGCGAGCTCGCCGGGGACCAGTGGAACGAGGGCGACGTCTCCTGCTCCGTCGTCCGCCGGGTGGCCCTGCCGGGCGCCTGCTACGCCGTCGACGGGCTGTTCGAGACCTTCCTCACCGTGCTCGGCGACTTCGGCGCCTTCCCCGCGGTGATCGAGAAGGAGCTGCAGCGCTACCTGCCCTTCCTGACCACCACCAAGGTGCTGATGGCCGCTGTGCGGGCCGGGGTGGGCCGCGAGGTCGCCCACGAGGCGATCAAGGAGCACGCGGTCGCCGTGGCGCTGGAGATGCGCGAGAGCGGCCGCAGCGACAACGACCTGTTCACCCGCCTCGGTGCCGACGAGCGGATCCCCCTGGACGAGGCCGACCTCCGGGCCCTGCTCGCGGACCCGCTGCAGCTGAGCGGAGCCGCCGCCAGCCAGGTCCGCACGCTGGTCGGGCGCGTCGGGGAGCTGGCCCGCCAG